In the genome of Doryrhamphus excisus isolate RoL2022-K1 chromosome 11, RoL_Dexc_1.0, whole genome shotgun sequence, one region contains:
- the vdac1 gene encoding voltage-dependent anion-selective channel protein 1, protein MAVPPTYVDLGKSARDVFTKGYGFGLIKLDLKTKSENGLEFTSTGSANTETSKVAGSLETKYKWAEHGLTFTEKWNTDNTLGTEITIEDQLAKGLKLTFDSSFSPNTGKKGGKLKTGYKCDHINLGCDVNYDINGTAVHGAAVVGYEGWLAGYQMTFEAGRNRITQSNFAVGYKTDEFQLHTNVNDGTEFGGSIYQKVNQQLETAVNLAWTAGNSNTRFGIAAKYQIDPDASFSAKVNNSSLIGLGYTQTLKPGIKLTLSALLDGKNINAGGHKLGLGLEFQA, encoded by the exons ATGGCCGTACCTCCGACCTACGTTGACCTGGGAAAGTCTGCCAGGGACGTTTTCACCAAGGGATACG GCTTTGGGCTCATCAAGCTGGACTTAAAAACCAAGTCTGAGAATGGCCTG GAGTTCACCAGCACAGGCTCTGCCAACACCGAGACCAGCAAGGTGGCCGGGTCCCTGGAGACCAAGTACAAGTGGGCGGAGCACGGGCTGACCTTCACGGAGAAGTGGAACACCGACAACACCCTGGGCACCGAGATCACCATCGAAGACCAG TTGGCCAAGGGCCTGAAGCTGACTTTTGACTCCTCCTTCTCGCCAAACACCGG CAAGAAGGGTGGCAAGCTGAAGACGGGCTACAAGTGCGACCACATCAACCTGGGCTGCGATGTCAACTACGACATCAACGGCACGGCTGTGCACGGCGCCGCCGTGGTGGGCTACGAGGGCTGGCTGGCCGGCTACCAGATGACCTTTGAGGCGGGCAGGAACAGGATCACCCAGAGCAACTTTGCCGTGGGATACAAGACGGACGAGTTCCAGCTGCATACAAACGT GAACGATGGCACCGAGTTTGGCGGCTCCATCTACCAGAAGGTCAACCAGCAGCTGGAGACTGCCGTCAACCTGGCGTGGACCGCCGGTAACAGCAACACCCGCTTTGGCATCGCCGCCAAGTACCAGATTGACCCCGACGCATCCTTCTCG GCCAAGGTGAACAACTCCAGCCTCATAGGCCTGGGATACACACAGACCCTTAAACCAG GCATCAAGCTGACCCTCTCCGCTCTCCTTGACGGCAAGAACATCAACGCCGGCGGCCACAAGCTCGGCCTCGGCCTCGAGTTCCAGGCGTAG
- the c11h5orf15 gene encoding keratinocyte-associated transmembrane protein 2, which yields MATMRRSRKNICALSLLIYLQLLVGGCLAAPMNATSEDDPAKKADGPQSPPLAGIKDGTQPEPLAAEVNAASKDPAAPSTNASEPVQIQQVNITQTASSQPKAPKEDQSSLVIIGSSANDPKQTSEGPERAGPQEAKATTSNIVVTTDKPKAAKITPETKPQAATTTSTPIFVKTPQLTKPAVEDTTALDSKSLATQNPTAVLQDLELELLQPAGKEATDQYGDDDDDDDQDNYTDSEDLEAEYGLEAGDATAKDQTVIRVEAPYRKEDPSYKGPALYNADDEDSHFFFHLVILAFLVAIIYITYHNKRKIFLLAQSRRWKESLCSRNTVEYHRLDQNVNEAMPSLKMTRDYIF from the exons ATGGCGACGATGAGACGAAGCAGGAAGAACATTTGTGCCCTCTCCCTTCTCATTTACCTCCAACTTTTGGTCGGCGGCTGCCTGGCGGCTCCGATGAACGCCACCTCGGAAG ATGACCCTGCAAAGAAAGCAGACGGGCCTCAAAGTCCTCCCCTCGCCGGCATCAAAGACGGCACTCAACCAGAACCTTTGGCAGCTGAAGTCAACGCAGCATCGAAGGATCCAGCAGCACCCAGCACCAACGCCTCGGAACCAGTCCAGATCCAGCAAGTCAACATCACCCAAACGGCATCCAGTCAACCCAAGGCGCCCAAAGAGGACCAAAGCAGCCTGGTCATCATCGGTTCCTCTGCCAACGACCCGAAGCAAACGTCTGAAGGACCTGAGCGTGCAGGACCACAGGAGGCCAAAGCCACCACATCCAACATCGTGGTCACAACAGACAAACCCAAAGCTGCTAAAATCACGCCGGAGACCAAACCACAAGCagccaccaccacctccaccccCATCTTTGTCAAAACCCCCCAACTCACCAAGCCCGCAGTGGAGGACACCACCGCCCTGGACTCTAAATCCTTGGCTACTCAGAACCCAACCGCCGTTCTGCAGGACCTTGAGTTGGAACTCCTGCAGCCCGCCGGCAAAGAAGCCACGGATCAATACGGagacgacgacgatgacgacgacCAGGACAACTACACCGACAGCGAAGATCTGGAGGCGGAGTACGGTCTGGAAGCCGGCGACGCCACCGCCAAAGACCAGACGGTCATCCGAGTGGAGGCGCCGTACAGGAAGGAAGACCCCAGCTACAAGGGGCCCGCCCTCTACAATGCGGACGACGAGGACTCGCACTTCTTCTTCCATCTGGTCATCCTAGCCTTCCTGGTGGCCATCATCTACATCACCTACCACAACAAGAGGAAG ATCTTCCTGCTGGCTCAGAGCCGCCGTTGGAAGGAGAGTCTTTGTTCCCGCAACACGGTGGAATACCACCGCCTGGACCAGAACGTCAACGAGGCCATGCCGTCCCTCAAAATGACCCGCGACTACATCTTTTGA